From Apium graveolens cultivar Ventura chromosome 9, ASM990537v1, whole genome shotgun sequence, the proteins below share one genomic window:
- the LOC141685263 gene encoding putative aquaporin NIP-type, with translation MSSSNELLRDDIDVSKLEMGIKKSESESNNAFFQSPYVVTLIQKAIAEIVGTYFVIFAGCGSVAVNKLYGGSVTFPGICVTWGLIVLVMIHCVGHISGAHFNPAVTIAQVLFLKFPWKEAPLYIISEFVGSILASGTLALLFDVDKKSYFGTLPVGSNAQSLVIEIIISFLLMFVICGVATDDRSNKKNTGVAVGMTIMLNVFVAGPISGASMNPARSFGPALVMHEFRAWWVYFVGPIVGTIAGAFVYQLLRFTNKPLSQLVTKTK, from the exons ATGAGTAGCAGCAATGAACTATTAAGAGACGACATTGATGTGTCAAAGCTTGAGATGGGGATCAAAAAGTCTGAATCAGAATCAAACAACGCTTTTTTTCAATCACCTTATGTAGTTACCCTCATTCAAAAG GCAATTGCAGAAATTGTGGGGACATATTTCGTTATATTTGCTGGATGTGGATCAGTTGCGGTGAATAAATTGTATGGTGGCTCAGTAACTTTTCCAGGGATTTGTGTGACATGGGGTCTCATTGTCCTGGTCATGATTCATTGTGTGGGGCATATATCTGGTGCCCATTTTAATCCTGCTGTCACTATAGCACAGGTTTTGTTTTTAAAGTTCCCCTGGAAAGAG GCGCCTTTGTACATTATATCAGAATTTGTAGGCTCGATCCTTGCCAGCGGAACCCTTGCACTGCTTTTTGATGTAGATAAGAAATCTTACTTTGGCACCCTTCCAGTTGGATCTAATGCACAGTCTTTGGTCATTGAGATCATCATATCTTTTCTCCTCATGTTCGTCATTTGTGGTGTAGCAACCGATGACAGATCG AATAAAAAAAATACTGGTGTAGCTGTTGGCATGACTATAATGCTAAATGTCTTCGTCGCTGG GCCGATTTCAGGAGCTTCCATGAACCCAGCCAGAAGCTTCGGACCAGCTCTTGTTATGCATGAATTCAGAGCATGGTGGGTGTACTTTGTTGGACCTATTGTAGGAACCATAGCCGGAGCGTTTGTCTATCAACTTCTCAGATTTACAAACAAGCCACTCTCTCAGTTGGTGACAAAAACCAAGTAG